CAGAAGGTACGTCTGCAATGtgactgcagggggagggagtcaTTGTCAGAAGTAGATTGTACCCTCTTTGGGTTAGAGTTTTTCTGCAGGCCCCGAGGATTATAGTCTCGAAGTAGATTGTACACTAGTTTTATTAAAGTATTATAGATTTTTCTTGTCCTTCAGTAGTCTTTGAGATGACAACTcagtagattgtaagttcttgggCTCAGAGTATCATAGCTTTCCCCTGTACTCCTGCAGGCCCAGGATTCCTTGCACAAGTCCCTATTCCCCTCACATCACAGGAACAGGGCAGGTAGTACTGCAGGAAGCCGAGCCTTATATAGGACCAGGTGAGTGTCCGGAGAGGGAGGTCATTCACTTTTGGACTTATCCTTCCTGTCCTATCTGAAAACCTACCAGCATCCCGTGGGGTCAACTCATGTAGTGATTTTATTGTAGGAATGAATCGAATGATATCGGGCCCCCCTAGGTGCATTGGGCTCCACCCTTCATCACTCTTGGGTGCAATTCCTTCCAGTAGCACATTAGGCTAGTATTTTACAGCCGTGCTATTCCAAGAGCAGCTTGGGTAATACTGACGTTTAGGAGCTTATTGTAGCCCCCTATTCTGGGCGCTTCCTCACTCCAGACTTAGACACACGTATAGCCACACACTCTAATTCTGTGTTCACTATTTAGGTGCTAGAATATACAGTagctatatattgtgtgtgtgtgtatacagacaatATTGCATCTCTGTTGCTCAACTCAAAATCCTCCTATCTTCTACCTAACGTTGTCATTCATGGCTGTCCAagtttatttatgtataaaatgttttaccaggaagtaatacataaagagttacctctcgttttcaagcttgtcctgggcacagagtgagTGCAGCTGTGAAAGGGATCTTGTGTGATTTCTTTCAGTTACACTCTGTGCGCTACAAATACATAGTCACATTAAGTCTCCGGGTCATTAAGATTGATCTGTGGGTGTTCATCGTAATGTAAACCTGCATCACCTACAGTTTCAGCAGAATGTCTCGCTTTGAGCATATCACTCTCCCCTTACGTGATCTGTACCGGCTTCCACTGGTCAACCGGGTTCGCTTCATGTTGGCCGTAAGGGCCTTTAAAACCTTGCAAGGTCAGGGCCTGCCTATCTGCTGTCTCTTTTGAAGCCCCGGAGGGATACTGGGTCTTCTCAGGTTCTCAGGGGGTTCCGCCTCTCCGTGCCAAGGGTACTGCACCCTATGATGGGTGGGTGAGGCTTCATGTgtgcagcttcagaggtctggaacTCTGGTGTATATCTACTTTACCACTGTTTGGGGCTCAGAGTAAGACTTACCTCTTCCTTCTCGCTTTTCCTGTCTAACAAAACAATTGTACTGTGTATCGTTTTAATTTGTTTAACTGTAAATGATTGCGATGCCCCCTTAAGTATAGGTATGTGTTTACTCAAAAATAAGTGACGATCATGAATTTGGCTGGTCTCTGTCATGTAAACCTACATCACTCCAACTCTTCCCACTAGTCTGTTTCGCCCCCATCCGACTCTGCTACCCTTCTGTCACCCTTCTCCTCTTCTGCAGTCGCCGCACAAAATCGAGCTCTCTTCGCCaacatttataatatattttatctgaAAGTTAGCTGTGGGGCTGCATGTGGCTATTTATGACCAGTCATTATTGTAACATCAGCCATCTAGGTAGCCACCTATATTTCTGGCCCCTCTACATCTTGGTGCATATTCATCCTGGCCAACGATAGAGGACATGCAACTATTCATGAGAGAGAGATACTCTTTGATAGTTTGCCTTTGCTGCCTCCTAATGAACGCGTGCCTATATCCATGTAACACCAGAGACCTATGTCTGCTGGTCTCTTCTCTTTTGATTTTGGTGCCTCCCGGCGGTATTTGAGCTACAGTATAAGGGAAGCTCTGGATCACTCCCCTGACAGGTTACTATACTCCTTTATATACTGACCATATATGACAGTGCCCTCCAAACCTTGTTTACCTTTGGGTGTCCGTGACGACTTCTATTCCGCCGGACACCTTTCTATTGGCTGACTTCTCTAGCTCCACCCATGCTACAGGGTATATCTGATACACTGAAGCAGCTATACGTGACTCCTCCCCCCGGAAGAAGCGTGACTCGTCACGCAAAACGCGCGTTGGGGTGTAGTGACGTCACGCCGGTGACGCTCACGAGCGAGACAGAGATTGGAAGTTTAGAGCCACTGGGAGACACGGCTGTATTGGGgctgtgtttatactgtatataccttccATGGTTATTGTGCCTTTCAGTGCATTCTGATGCTCTGTATATTTACCAGCATATACTACTGACTGTGCATATATCTATTTGGGTGTACCTGTATGGGTCAATCACTCCTACCCCATAGATACTCCATCTGGCCCTTAAACAGATAATTATAGGGACATTATTGTTCCCAGCCGCTGCATACACCTTGCCTAATGCCGATGGCCTCCCGTGGCTCATACAGCAATCTGCTTGCTAGGGGTATTTATATTGAGGCCTCCGGCTCCTACCCTGCATTTTCCCGACCAGCCTTCTCAGCTCTGGGGATTTTAATGACATTTTGTTATCACTGTATATAATTATCACGTTTTTCAGCGTTCTCCTTTACtattaaaatgtaattatttttgtttttaacaattaGAACGTACAGTTCCGCTCACCCTTTTATGCATATGGACTAAGGcagggtgtgcaaagtggggccgGAGGATTTTCAGGGGGGGCGTggtggctacagaggtcccgctctctcccccaaggcatttaaatgaaatgccgacTGCGCGAtgtctctgcagcttctcctacctgacctatggtgacgcgttgccatggcaaccggcatcagatgatgccgtggggtcacgtgacgtcgtgttgccatggcaacgtgatgtcacatggcaccgtgacgtcatttgacgccggagccgaggaggaggggggtgcgagCCGGGAGGTAAGCAGTCAGGAGGGGGCGCAGgttaaaaagtttgtgcacccctggactAAGGAGTATGTTCAGCCTACTTTTCTGGGgatatttgtatgtcattaccctaTATTTGACTCCTCTTCAATTTTGACTCGACTCCAATCTAAATGATTTGTTAATTGGTTTGCAattagagatatttgtagcagaatcccatgtatgttctttttacctttttagataccgttttgtgtaataaaagatatgacagaccagaggggcttcctgtttgcacttgtGTGttagcagaagtgtatatgtgaccctataaacctccttcacacccgggcttggcagcgtgacactagtgcagcgtcctgggtgagaatcactgagctgttggcaatagatacaacggatagaaaagacactacacataggttggattaaagagagtattttattgaaataatgaatctctctGCTGGTAGGggtctgcagcacattgcagagcgatatagtaacacgcagagcaatgcactgcaggcccctccggcagcaaaggggtgaagaccaatgcagggtgtataaagatctcactgatgattcatgcacaaagggcagtttgttgctgtgatccagaggaaggcgaaacataatccctgctgtgcaatgggggaaaaaaattccttcctgaccccattaaatggcgatcggagggtccctggatcactgcgcagtgagatcagatggagcagcacagatcagcgttgttatacacaggggcacactcagtatatagagaggcgggtgatggggcccttgtgcccctgtgtataactcacctgctcccccatccccctgcatatctatcccattcaccccttttcctcccgcatatctcgcagggccggccgtccattaggcggtcgcctagcgcgcagaggtcctaggggcgcattaataatcattattattttttcctcttattatttttttaaatttatttatctttttttttttaattatttttctttttttttatccagtattttggagcccttttatttgtattttgcgtcgcgctgggtgCGGTGgcgccccctgcagccccgatagctacgccactgtttattattttatttatcctaTTATTTATTATACAACTGGGGCGCAAATAtaaagtttcgcctcgggcgcatttTACCCGTGTACCGGCCCTGCTCCTggttctctcaccctcccacgcccaatatccctatctccctctagtacccgcccatcacgcccaatatccctatctccctctagtacccgcccctcacgcccaatatccctatctccctctagtacccgcccctcacgcccaatatccctatctccctctagtacccgcccctcacgcccaatatccctatctccctctagtacccgcccctcacgcccaatatccctatctccctctagtacctgcccgtcccgcagccttcctgctcttatctgcctctcctgcggtcaaaccatcTTCTCAGGGCCCCAAGAATACCCCTGTTTCCACGCCCTGACCCCTCTTGTACTTGCACCCTGGATCTCCTCCCCCGCCTGAGAAAGGGGAAGCAGCACGTccctccacacctctcgtattccaCCTCGTCTTCCCACTTGTCGTCCACTTCGTCCTCCTTGAAGCTCGCTTCGTCACCCCACTTGTCGTCCACTTCGTCCTCCTTGAAGCCCGCCTCGTCACCCCACTTGTCGTCCACTTCGTCCTCCTTGAAGCCCGCCTCGTCACCCCACTTGTCGTCCACTTCGTCCTCCTTGAAGCCCGCCTCGTCACCCCACTTGTCGTCCACTTCGTCCTCCTTGAagcccgcctcgtcgtccgcctcgtagcccacCTCGTCCACCTCGTAGTCCGCCTCGTAGCCcacctcgtagcccgcctcgtagcCCACCTCGTCGTCCTGTAGCCCAAAGGGCACCACCATCGTGTTTCTCCGGaactgcaggagacatgaagtgtttgtaaccagggacagtgatactctgtatcgcaagagctcctgtgccacttatacctaggggtgccaggtggcatctccaaaaatactggactcaatggtgaaaggtgcgtcaggtcactatgtccagggaggtaataccagacacatacatgtccagtattacagtacctctcattctttactggacagagtgtccaaatacaggacagtctagttcaataccggacacctggcaaccctacttatacccccctccccagtacccagttatacccacctacccaggcccagtactcggtTATATGCCCCagcccaggcccagtactcggtTATATGCCCCtgcccaggcccagtaccccattatactcacctccccaggcccagtaccccattatacacccctccccaggcccccattatacacccctccccaggcccagaactccattatactcccctccccagaatcctttacacaccccctccccagacGCAGTACGCCCTACAGTGGAGGTGTAATGTCACATGGGTAGTGGAAAGTTTCccagagaaggtgtccatgtgtcacagctgtttTATCACCTTGGAtgagaagtctccctactctctgcctttcctttctctctcctgtcagtctctctctaacctttaatcttatctcttttatttatctctgtccctccttatttttgtttctatgtatttctcccccccccccatgtaataGGGGCACAAACCTCAGATTTGGGGAACGCTCCCATCCCATGAGAGCCGAGGAAACAGGGACCCACTAACCTTCATTAAAACATCTCCAGCAGGTTCTGTATTATTACACTGTAAAGTGTTACAGACTTTTCCATAAatagctgttgtacaggacactaaTAGCACCGTGTGTGCGGCAGGTTCACAGCTCCGCCATTCCCATTTACCCGTGAAACTTTGATTCTTGCGTCTAGCTCCTCGTCACTGTGCTcctccgcccatgcctgtgatacagaggatagtaatgtaatcacatgtattcctcactcctagacatgtcctggtgctgtatttgacggttaaaccaattgtccacagtattcaaacagtaacaatcttcacaacccaaCGTTGCTTCGCAATGTTAGCAATGCTTCGGAGTGATAGACTCCTTCAAGGCCCGTTCCCACGTGACCAGGGCCACCGACATATATATTGTAGCGTGTGTCTGTGCTTCTACAagagtatcaatgtgtgtgtattttagtgggtgtgtgtgtgaatatttcttcaaagattcaggggagcgccagcGTTCACGTCGTCATTATGTAAAGGAATAATAAAAGCGACATAGTATGGTACAATTTCAACCCGGTGTAACTTTCTTTAAGGTGATAAGATAATCCACTCACACTTTTCTTCTTATTAAAAAGGCATTACAGAGATACTCCTCTCTCTGAACTGAGCAACAGATCAGGATATCCACGGACACAGACCTCTTTCTCTTCCTCATCATCACAAGTAAAACATATGGATGTGCACTCACATGAGGTATAAAAACGCAGTCATGGTACGAAATCCCCATATAAGGTACAAACAATTCACACTGAGTGAATTGGGTGAATTGGGTGAATTGGGTGAATTGTTTGTACCTTATATGGGGATTTCGTACCATGAC
The genomic region above belongs to Ascaphus truei isolate aAscTru1 unplaced genomic scaffold, aAscTru1.hap1 HAP1_SCAFFOLD_913, whole genome shotgun sequence and contains:
- the LOC142486500 gene encoding uncharacterized protein LOC142486500, translating into METDWIEEWQCEEAPRIRRKRRLKRRQKRRRAKQAWAEEHSDEELDARIKVSRFRRNTMVVPFGLQDDEVGYEAGYEVGYEADYEVDEVGYEADDEAGFKEDEVDDKWGDEAGFKEDEVDDKWGDEAGFKEDEVDDKWGDEAGFKEDEVDDKWGDEASFKEDEVDDKWEDEVEYERCGGTCCFPFLRRGRRSRVQVQEGSGRGNRGILGALRRWFDRRRGR